A portion of the Streptomyces coeruleoprunus genome contains these proteins:
- a CDS encoding GMC family oxidoreductase, giving the protein MSAVPPAQKQYDYDVIVIGSGFGGSVSALRLTEKGYRVGVLEAGRRFTPDTLPRNSWDLRNYLWAPALGLYGLQRVHLLGNVMVLAGAGVGGGSLNYANTLYVPPAAFFQDRQWAHITDWQAELAPYYDQAKRMLGVRLNPTMTPSDVHLEATARAMGVGDTFHLAPVGVFFGDGKDADGTAKATPGDRVPDPYFGGAGPSRRACTECGECMTGCRHGAKNTLTENYLYLAEKAGAVIHPMTTVTEVTEDAEEGHRVVTVPTNRRRKGTPRTFRARYVIVAAGTYGTQTLLHRMKDQGLLPRISPRLGQLTRTNSEALVGSQTTDRRYRARHGAPKADFTRGVAITSSIHPDENTHIEPVRYGKGSNAMGSLSILQVPYAEKRVRAWLGAVARHPVLALRSLSNRRWSERTIIGLVMQSLDNSLTTYRKRGGIGKGLLTAEQGHGTPNPKQIPEATRAATLLAEEINGFAGSNVGELMGTPLTAHFLGGCVIGATAEHGVIDPYHRLYGHPGISVVDGAAVSANLGVNPSLTITAQAERAMSFWPNKGDRDQRPRQGEPYRRLTPVEPTTPTVPAEAFAALRLPFLGMPKIPRKKKR; this is encoded by the coding sequence ATGTCCGCGGTCCCCCCTGCCCAGAAACAGTACGACTACGACGTCATCGTGATCGGCTCAGGCTTCGGCGGCTCCGTCTCGGCGCTCCGCCTCACCGAGAAGGGCTACCGGGTCGGCGTCCTGGAGGCGGGCCGCCGCTTCACCCCGGACACGCTGCCCAGGAACTCCTGGGACCTGCGCAACTACCTGTGGGCGCCCGCCCTCGGCCTGTACGGGCTCCAGCGCGTCCACCTGCTCGGCAACGTGATGGTCCTGGCCGGCGCGGGCGTCGGCGGCGGCTCCCTCAACTACGCCAACACCCTCTACGTACCGCCCGCCGCGTTCTTCCAGGACCGGCAGTGGGCGCACATCACCGACTGGCAGGCCGAACTCGCCCCGTACTACGACCAGGCCAAGCGCATGCTGGGCGTGCGCCTCAACCCGACGATGACCCCGTCGGACGTCCACCTCGAGGCGACCGCGCGGGCCATGGGCGTCGGCGACACCTTCCACCTCGCGCCCGTCGGCGTCTTCTTCGGTGACGGCAAGGACGCGGACGGCACGGCGAAGGCCACTCCCGGCGACCGCGTCCCGGACCCGTACTTCGGTGGCGCCGGACCGTCCCGCCGGGCCTGCACCGAGTGCGGCGAGTGCATGACGGGCTGCCGGCACGGCGCGAAGAACACGCTCACGGAGAACTACCTGTACCTGGCCGAGAAGGCGGGCGCGGTCATCCACCCGATGACGACGGTCACTGAGGTGACGGAGGACGCGGAGGAGGGCCACCGCGTGGTGACGGTCCCCACGAACCGCCGCCGCAAGGGAACACCCCGGACGTTCCGGGCCCGCTACGTGATCGTCGCGGCCGGCACGTACGGCACGCAGACCCTCCTGCACCGGATGAAGGACCAGGGCCTGCTGCCCCGCATCTCCCCGCGCCTGGGCCAACTGACCCGCACCAACTCCGAGGCGCTGGTCGGCTCGCAGACCACGGACCGCCGCTACCGCGCACGGCACGGCGCGCCGAAGGCCGACTTCACGCGGGGCGTGGCGATCACGTCGTCGATCCACCCGGACGAGAACACCCACATCGAGCCGGTCCGCTACGGCAAGGGCTCCAACGCCATGGGCTCGCTGTCGATCCTCCAGGTCCCGTACGCGGAGAAGCGCGTACGCGCCTGGCTGGGGGCGGTGGCCCGGCACCCCGTGCTGGCCCTCCGCTCCCTCTCGAACCGCCGCTGGTCGGAGCGGACGATCATAGGGCTCGTCATGCAGTCGCTGGACAACTCCCTGACGACGTACCGCAAGCGCGGCGGCATCGGGAAGGGCCTGCTCACGGCCGAGCAGGGCCACGGCACCCCGAACCCGAAGCAGATCCCGGAGGCGACACGGGCGGCGACGCTCCTCGCCGAGGAGATCAACGGCTTCGCCGGCTCCAACGTCGGCGAGCTGATGGGCACCCCGCTGACGGCTCACTTCCTGGGCGGCTGCGTCATCGGCGCCACCGCCGAGCACGGGGTCATCGACCCGTACCACCGCCTGTACGGCCACCCGGGCATCTCGGTCGTGGACGGCGCCGCGGTCTCCGCGAACCTGGGCGTGAACCCGTCCCTCACCATCACGGCCCAGGCGGAACGCGCCATGTCCTTCTGGCCCAACAAGGGCGACCGGGACCAACGCCCGAGACAGGGCGAACCGTACCGCCGCCTGACCCCGGTGGAACCGACGACCCCGACGGTCCCGGCGGAGGCGTTCGCGGCCCTGCGGCTCCCGTTCCTGGGAATGCCGAAGATCCCCCGCAAGAAGAAGCGGTGA
- a CDS encoding protein kinase, whose product MDDYAGRVLADRYRLPLPTTDTDTSADPYAYDFVETRAFDTYSGQEVLIRQLPLPETVDAEVVDADGPRARNQRHHQRQGRSPSPRDAYGRVASARAAADPAVRRAVEAAQAAAQIPDHPRLDQVFDVFAEAGSLWIVSELVPARPLAALIGEEPLTPYRAAEIASDLLTALRALHAHGWTHRNITVRTVLVCDDGRVMLTGLAVGAAEEALCGYAPVPLPDDEPEGTYTDGHDADGQAYGDDAHGGEAYGDEDYDAAPYGDDDAYDSHDPYDPQDPYDTGLADPADDAPGPHATDEGSGPHSIEPYRPRGLGPAPLPPGPPALPSGYEPQWVAEVADRIAEDEDDDAPRYGGPDDPGSGGPSRAMLAGSWRDGPVSAGGGSSPYGDVSPYGGTRAALRADSQRLPRQDARTGSRRTAEPANAPAAQAAAAAQAPASPRPHRGPATRLAAERARQARIAVVGAVTERWAPEQAGPVHDTWQLAPPIGPATDLWALGALLFRVLQGHAPYPEDNAAELVQMVCAEPPAFAEDCGPLRPVVESLLRQDPTERPDFEELRGWLRSLIRSAPEPDAGASIVPMPSADDARLPIVRRRGDLVRRRRPQAPAPVVAPPRHRHKKTRERTRGPRALGRMLLLLIFLALAAAVAYAMLFMPKAESRDQSQPTGHAGRPSPSAPDQQADPQASPDPRPTPDGGEAPSAAPSTNGVTPSAPALAAGYVVRDDPEGFRIGVDRTWRRSPINDVGQVRYASGDFTLIVVPGRDTVRTGGADPLEYQRTKERELQPWRDSSWASATGLRRVDVGRQAMAEGQFTWTDSAGREVYVRNLALVVGDRYHVVQVIGPDSQRDKVTEIYQQAIKVYRATR is encoded by the coding sequence GTGGACGACTACGCGGGAAGGGTGCTCGCCGACCGCTACCGCCTGCCGTTGCCGACGACGGACACGGACACCAGCGCCGACCCGTACGCGTACGACTTCGTCGAGACCCGCGCCTTCGACACGTACAGTGGTCAGGAGGTCCTGATCCGGCAGCTGCCGCTGCCCGAGACCGTGGACGCCGAGGTCGTCGACGCCGACGGCCCGCGCGCCCGGAACCAACGGCACCACCAGCGCCAGGGCCGGTCCCCGTCGCCTCGCGACGCGTACGGGCGTGTCGCGTCGGCCCGTGCCGCCGCCGACCCCGCCGTACGCCGCGCGGTCGAGGCCGCGCAGGCCGCCGCGCAGATCCCCGACCACCCGCGTCTCGACCAGGTCTTCGACGTGTTCGCGGAGGCCGGCTCGCTGTGGATAGTGAGCGAACTCGTCCCCGCGCGTCCGCTCGCCGCGCTGATCGGCGAGGAGCCCCTCACCCCGTACCGGGCCGCCGAGATCGCCTCGGACCTGCTCACCGCGCTGCGCGCCCTGCACGCCCACGGCTGGACCCACCGCAACATCACCGTCCGCACGGTGCTCGTCTGCGACGACGGGCGGGTCATGCTCACCGGACTCGCGGTCGGCGCGGCCGAGGAGGCCCTGTGCGGCTACGCCCCGGTGCCGCTCCCGGACGACGAGCCGGAGGGGACGTACACCGACGGCCACGACGCGGACGGGCAGGCGTACGGGGACGACGCCCACGGAGGCGAGGCCTACGGGGACGAGGACTACGACGCCGCCCCGTACGGCGACGACGACGCCTACGACTCCCACGACCCCTACGATCCCCAAGACCCCTACGACACCGGGCTCGCAGACCCGGCCGACGACGCACCCGGCCCCCACGCCACCGACGAAGGCTCCGGACCCCACTCCATCGAGCCGTACCGCCCGCGCGGTCTGGGTCCCGCGCCGCTGCCGCCCGGGCCGCCCGCCCTGCCGAGCGGGTACGAACCGCAGTGGGTGGCCGAGGTCGCGGACCGTATCGCCGAGGACGAGGACGACGACGCCCCGCGGTACGGCGGCCCCGACGACCCGGGGAGCGGCGGCCCCTCCCGCGCCATGCTCGCCGGTTCGTGGCGGGACGGCCCCGTCTCCGCGGGCGGAGGCAGTTCCCCGTACGGCGACGTGTCCCCGTACGGCGGCACCCGGGCCGCCCTGCGGGCCGACTCCCAGCGCCTCCCGCGGCAGGACGCCCGTACCGGAAGCCGCCGTACCGCCGAGCCCGCGAACGCCCCGGCCGCCCAGGCCGCAGCCGCCGCCCAGGCCCCGGCCTCTCCCCGTCCCCACCGCGGCCCCGCCACGCGCCTCGCCGCCGAGCGCGCCCGGCAGGCCAGGATCGCCGTCGTCGGTGCCGTCACCGAGCGGTGGGCGCCCGAGCAGGCCGGCCCCGTGCACGACACGTGGCAGCTGGCCCCGCCCATCGGGCCCGCCACCGACCTGTGGGCGCTGGGTGCCCTGCTCTTCCGGGTGCTCCAGGGCCACGCCCCGTACCCCGAGGACAACGCCGCCGAGCTGGTGCAGATGGTGTGCGCGGAGCCGCCCGCGTTCGCCGAGGACTGCGGTCCGCTGCGGCCGGTCGTCGAGTCGCTGCTGCGCCAGGACCCCACCGAGCGCCCCGACTTCGAGGAGCTGCGCGGCTGGCTGCGCTCGCTCATCCGCTCGGCGCCCGAGCCGGACGCGGGCGCGTCCATCGTGCCCATGCCCTCCGCCGACGACGCCCGGCTGCCGATCGTGCGCCGCCGGGGCGACCTCGTGCGCAGGCGCCGTCCCCAGGCGCCCGCGCCCGTGGTGGCGCCGCCCCGCCACCGCCACAAGAAGACCAGGGAGCGGACCCGCGGCCCGCGCGCCCTCGGCCGCATGTTGCTGCTGCTCATATTCCTGGCGCTGGCCGCCGCCGTCGCGTACGCGATGCTCTTCATGCCCAAGGCCGAGTCGCGGGACCAGTCGCAGCCCACCGGGCACGCGGGCCGCCCCTCGCCGTCCGCCCCCGACCAGCAGGCCGACCCGCAGGCGAGCCCCGACCCGAGACCCACACCGGACGGGGGCGAGGCCCCCTCGGCCGCGCCGTCCACCAACGGCGTCACCCCCTCCGCGCCCGCGCTCGCCGCCGGTTACGTCGTCCGCGACGACCCCGAGGGGTTCCGGATCGGTGTCGACCGGACCTGGCGCCGCAGCCCCATCAACGATGTGGGCCAAGTGCGCTACGCCAGCGGCGACTTCACCCTGATCGTCGTCCCCGGACGGGACACCGTACGGACCGGTGGCGCCGACCCGCTGGAGTACCAGCGGACCAAGGAGCGGGAGCTCCAGCCGTGGCGCGACTCCTCGTGGGCGTCGGCGACCGGCCTGCGCCGCGTCGACGTGGGCCGACAGGCCATGGCCGAGGGGCAGTTCACCTGGACGGACAGCGCCGGCCGTGAGGTGTACGTGCGGAACCTCGCCCTCGTCGTGGGCGACCGCTACCACGTGGTCCAGGTGATCGGCCCGGACAGCCAGCGCGACAAGGTCACCGAGATCTACCAGCAGGCGATAAAGGTGTATCGCGCAACTCGTTGA
- a CDS encoding serine/threonine-protein kinase — MSVGAQRPGEQRRIVGRYRLESPLGRGGMGTVWRAYDELLRRQVAVKELHVDTAAGTNGAVGSTLREARAVARVHHPHVVCVHDVVEEDGVPYIVMELVEGVSLAERLAARGPVDAREAARIGLALLAALREAHALGVLHRDLKPANVLLEEATGRVVLTDFGIAQLAGASTLTEAGMFVGSPEYTAPERMQGMRAGPKADLWSLGVLLCAAMTGRSPFHRDSLGGVLHAVVEGEIRPPAAAGPLLPVVRGLLQRDPARRIDAAEAERLLRAYVASAEGTAPSQVPEGPADRPAARPADGPQDAPRDAWAGAAGRYGPPSDAPSHERPDTRDGDIPDSGSGARSHARSPSPGRARALPARARARARARGMARGLPPRQGSPDRPESRPDGQEGPSRPDGQDTSLKPTHAGREEDRRRERQPQDARPGDPGASPWDAVPVPADAPPAGHGPRAPAAPPGGTRRSRRRTPLIIALLLLAVGAVLAASLLLPR, encoded by the coding sequence GTGTCGGTCGGAGCGCAGAGACCGGGGGAACAGCGGCGGATCGTCGGCCGCTACCGGCTGGAGTCCCCGCTGGGCCGGGGCGGCATGGGCACCGTCTGGCGCGCGTACGACGAGCTGCTGCGCCGTCAGGTGGCCGTCAAGGAACTGCACGTCGACACGGCCGCCGGGACGAACGGGGCCGTCGGCTCGACCCTGCGTGAGGCGCGCGCGGTGGCGCGGGTCCACCACCCGCACGTCGTCTGCGTCCACGACGTCGTCGAGGAGGACGGCGTCCCGTACATCGTGATGGAGCTGGTCGAGGGCGTCTCGCTGGCCGAGCGGCTGGCGGCGCGCGGCCCGGTCGACGCCCGCGAGGCGGCCCGCATCGGGCTCGCCCTGCTGGCCGCGCTGCGGGAGGCGCACGCGCTGGGGGTGCTGCACCGGGACCTGAAGCCCGCCAACGTGCTGCTGGAGGAGGCCACCGGGCGGGTGGTCCTCACCGACTTCGGCATCGCCCAGCTGGCCGGCGCGTCCACGCTCACGGAGGCGGGCATGTTCGTCGGCTCGCCCGAGTACACGGCGCCCGAGCGGATGCAGGGCATGCGGGCGGGCCCGAAGGCGGACCTGTGGTCGCTGGGCGTGCTGCTGTGCGCGGCGATGACGGGCCGTTCCCCGTTCCACCGCGACTCGCTGGGCGGCGTGCTGCACGCGGTGGTGGAGGGGGAGATCAGACCGCCCGCGGCCGCGGGGCCCCTGCTGCCCGTCGTACGGGGTCTGCTGCAGCGGGACCCGGCGCGCCGCATCGACGCGGCGGAGGCGGAACGGCTGTTGCGGGCCTACGTGGCGTCGGCGGAGGGCACGGCCCCGTCCCAGGTGCCCGAGGGCCCTGCGGATCGCCCCGCCGCCCGCCCCGCCGACGGCCCTCAGGACGCGCCGCGCGACGCGTGGGCAGGAGCCGCGGGGCGCTACGGGCCGCCGTCCGACGCCCCCTCGCACGAGCGGCCGGACACGCGGGACGGGGACATCCCCGACTCGGGCTCGGGTGCCCGTTCCCACGCCCGTTCCCCGTCGCCGGGCCGCGCGCGGGCGCTCCCGGCGCGGGCGCGGGCCAGGGCACGGGCGAGGGGCATGGCGCGGGGGCTGCCCCCCAGGCAGGGGAGCCCCGATCGCCCGGAGAGCCGCCCGGATGGCCAGGAGGGCCCGAGCAGACCGGACGGTCAGGACACATCCCTCAAACCCACCCACGCGGGCCGCGAAGAGGACCGGCGCCGCGAGCGGCAACCCCAAGACGCCCGCCCCGGCGACCCCGGCGCCTCCCCGTGGGACGCCGTACCCGTACCCGCCGACGCCCCGCCGGCCGGCCACGGGCCCCGCGCGCCGGCCGCGCCCCCCGGCGGCACCCGGAGGAGCCGTCGCCGCACGCCGCTGATCATCGCCCTGCTTCTCCTCGCCGTCGGGGCCGTACTGGCCGCGAGCCTGCTGCTGCCGCGCTGA
- a CDS encoding serine/threonine-protein kinase — translation MGAGLVLAGRYRLSETIGRGGMGKVWRAHDETLGRTVAVKELTAGQYVSEADRIVLHARTKKEARAAARITHPAVVTVHDVLEHDDRPWIVMQYVDGPSLAEATKAAENGRIDPCEAARIGLHVLGALRAAHAAGVLHRDVKPGNVLLARDGRVLLTDFGIAAIEGDSTITRTGELVGSIDFLAPERVRGADPGPASDLWSLGATLYTAVEGGSPFRRSSPISTMQAVVTEEPPPAEHAGALAPVITALLRKDPADRPGAAEAERMLIEAMEGRTPVAAQAYVPTRSVPEQELKAVRGALDTADGAGSAADAEHRGTSGTRNTKSTKKQQVAGYAGGGSGTSDGHVTGGGGTSRWRRAVLVVVLAAVVGAGAGFAAMRYADTAGDGGDGGDGTPTAGASVSPSPSAKDRRDGWERVTDPEGFSLLVPKGWKRQMDGDQIDYTPDNGRHRIRISIDRSPDFENPYMHMLDVEKGLRKRLPQYDRIHLKQNTFRDQQESCLWEFTWLEKQNHPGRRHAIDQVYYADDGTEYAVYMSSPEEDWATTREQFDIVLQGWRPAEG, via the coding sequence ATGGGCGCGGGTCTGGTGCTCGCCGGGCGCTACCGGTTGAGCGAGACCATCGGGCGCGGCGGCATGGGCAAGGTGTGGCGCGCCCACGACGAGACGCTCGGCCGGACCGTCGCCGTCAAGGAACTGACGGCCGGCCAGTACGTCTCCGAGGCGGACCGGATCGTCCTGCACGCCCGTACCAAGAAGGAGGCGCGGGCCGCCGCGCGGATCACGCACCCGGCGGTCGTCACCGTCCACGACGTGCTGGAGCACGACGACCGGCCGTGGATCGTCATGCAGTACGTGGACGGCCCTTCCCTCGCCGAGGCCACGAAGGCCGCCGAGAACGGGCGGATCGACCCCTGCGAGGCGGCCCGGATCGGCCTGCACGTGCTGGGTGCGCTGCGGGCCGCGCACGCCGCCGGCGTCCTGCACCGGGACGTCAAGCCGGGCAACGTCCTGTTGGCGCGCGACGGCCGGGTCCTGCTCACGGACTTCGGGATCGCCGCCATCGAGGGCGACTCGACGATCACGCGGACCGGTGAACTGGTCGGTTCCATCGACTTCCTGGCGCCGGAGCGGGTCCGGGGAGCGGACCCCGGCCCCGCGTCGGACCTGTGGTCGCTGGGCGCCACGCTCTACACGGCGGTGGAGGGCGGGTCGCCGTTCCGCCGCTCGTCGCCCATCAGCACCATGCAGGCGGTGGTCACGGAGGAGCCGCCGCCCGCCGAGCACGCGGGGGCGCTGGCCCCGGTGATCACGGCGCTGCTGCGCAAGGACCCGGCGGACCGGCCCGGTGCGGCCGAGGCCGAACGGATGCTCATCGAGGCGATGGAGGGCCGCACCCCGGTCGCCGCGCAGGCGTACGTACCGACCCGGTCGGTGCCGGAGCAGGAGCTGAAGGCGGTGCGGGGCGCCCTCGACACCGCGGACGGCGCGGGCTCGGCCGCCGACGCGGAGCACCGCGGCACCAGCGGCACGAGGAACACGAAGAGCACGAAGAAGCAGCAGGTCGCCGGGTACGCGGGCGGCGGGTCCGGGACATCGGACGGGCACGTCACCGGCGGTGGCGGAACGTCGCGTTGGCGGCGGGCGGTCCTGGTGGTGGTGCTCGCCGCCGTCGTGGGCGCCGGGGCGGGCTTCGCCGCGATGCGCTACGCGGACACGGCCGGCGACGGCGGGGACGGTGGGGACGGGACCCCGACCGCCGGCGCGTCGGTGAGCCCGAGCCCGTCGGCGAAGGACCGCCGGGACGGCTGGGAACGGGTCACGGACCCGGAGGGTTTCAGCCTTCTTGTGCCCAAGGGGTGGAAGCGCCAGATGGACGGGGACCAGATCGACTACACCCCCGACAACGGCCGCCACCGCATCCGGATCAGCATCGACCGCTCACCCGACTTCGAGAACCCTTACATGCACATGCTGGATGTGGAGAAGGGGTTGAGGAAGCGGCTGCCGCAGTACGACCGGATACACCTCAAGCAGAATACGTTCCGAGATCAACAGGAATCCTGTCTCTGGGAGTTCACCTGGCTGGAGAAGCAGAACCATCCCGGACGGCGCCACGCGATCGACCAGGTGTACTACGCGGACGACGGCACCGAGTACGCGGTGTACATGTCGTCCCCCGAGGAGGACTGGGCGACCACGCGGGAGCAGTTCGACATCGTGCTGCAAGGCTGGCGACCCGCCGAGGGGTGA
- a CDS encoding succinic semialdehyde dehydrogenase: protein MTDTQATESATAAATDSTPEAPARPGTNPVAPAPAGARTAADVVTPEIVAQLTRGVVGSGRTANHTPFTGERLAELPESTPEDVAEAFRRARAAQPAWAAVPVRKRAAVLLRFHDLVLERQAEVLDLIQLETGKARLHAHEEVQAVAIAARHYGRRASAYLRPKRHTGAVPTLTKVTELRQPRGVVGQIAPWNYPLELSVGDALPAFVAGNAVVMKPDTETALTALWARDLLIEAGLPAEVFQVVIGEGPVVGPEVVKHADYVSFTGSTRTGREVAQGAAARLVGVSLELGGKNAMLVLRDADVEKAAAGAVRACFSSAGQLCISIERLYVHESIADAFIERFAARTKAMRLGNALAYGADMGSLVGERQLETVTRHVDEAVAKGAGLVAGGVARPDIGPLFYEPTILENVQEPMAVCTEETFGPVVSVYRFTDEDEVVERANATAYGLNASVWTKDGRRGHAVAARLRAGTVNINEGYASAYGSVQSPMGGMKDSGLGRRHGSEGILKYTEAQTVAHQRIMPLAPAFGMDDEKYAAFMSFSLKAMKTLRLR, encoded by the coding sequence ATGACGGACACGCAGGCCACCGAATCCGCAACCGCCGCCGCCACCGACTCCACCCCCGAAGCGCCCGCGCGCCCGGGGACGAACCCGGTCGCCCCCGCCCCCGCCGGCGCCCGCACCGCGGCCGACGTGGTCACGCCCGAGATCGTCGCCCAGCTCACCCGAGGCGTCGTCGGCTCGGGCCGCACCGCCAACCACACCCCGTTCACCGGCGAACGGCTGGCCGAACTGCCCGAGTCCACGCCCGAGGACGTCGCCGAGGCGTTCCGCCGCGCCCGCGCCGCCCAGCCCGCCTGGGCCGCCGTGCCCGTCCGCAAGCGCGCCGCCGTCCTGCTCCGCTTCCACGACCTGGTCCTGGAACGGCAGGCCGAGGTCCTGGACCTCATCCAGCTGGAGACCGGCAAGGCGCGCCTGCACGCCCACGAGGAGGTGCAGGCCGTCGCCATCGCGGCCCGCCACTACGGCCGCCGCGCCTCCGCGTACCTGAGGCCCAAGCGGCACACCGGAGCCGTACCGACCCTCACCAAGGTGACCGAACTGCGCCAGCCCCGCGGAGTCGTGGGCCAGATCGCCCCCTGGAACTACCCGCTGGAGCTGTCCGTCGGCGACGCGCTGCCCGCGTTCGTCGCCGGCAACGCCGTCGTCATGAAGCCCGACACCGAGACCGCGCTGACCGCCCTGTGGGCGCGCGACCTGCTCATCGAGGCCGGACTGCCCGCCGAGGTCTTCCAGGTCGTCATCGGCGAGGGCCCCGTCGTCGGCCCCGAGGTCGTCAAGCACGCCGACTACGTGTCGTTCACCGGCTCCACCCGCACCGGCCGCGAGGTCGCGCAGGGGGCCGCGGCCCGGCTCGTCGGCGTCTCCCTCGAACTGGGCGGCAAGAACGCGATGCTGGTCCTGCGCGACGCCGACGTCGAGAAGGCCGCGGCGGGCGCCGTCCGCGCCTGCTTCTCCTCGGCGGGCCAGCTGTGCATCTCCATCGAGCGGCTGTACGTCCACGAGTCGATCGCCGACGCGTTCATCGAGCGGTTCGCGGCCCGTACGAAGGCCATGCGCCTCGGCAACGCCCTCGCGTACGGCGCCGACATGGGCTCCCTCGTCGGCGAGCGGCAGCTGGAGACCGTCACCCGGCACGTCGACGAGGCCGTCGCCAAGGGCGCCGGGCTGGTGGCCGGCGGCGTGGCCCGCCCCGACATCGGCCCGCTGTTCTACGAGCCGACCATCCTGGAGAACGTCCAGGAGCCGATGGCCGTGTGCACCGAGGAGACCTTCGGGCCCGTCGTGTCCGTCTACCGCTTCACCGACGAGGACGAGGTGGTCGAGCGCGCCAACGCCACCGCGTACGGCCTCAACGCCAGCGTCTGGACGAAGGACGGCCGCCGCGGCCACGCCGTCGCCGCCCGGCTGCGCGCCGGCACGGTCAACATCAACGAGGGCTACGCGTCGGCGTACGGCAGCGTCCAGTCGCCGATGGGCGGCATGAAGGACTCGGGCCTCGGCCGCCGCCACGGCTCCGAGGGCATCCTCAAGTACACCGAGGCGCAGACCGTCGCCCACCAGCGGATCATGCCGCTCGCCCCCGCGTTCGGCATGGACGACGAGAAGTACGCGGCGTTCATGAGCTTCAGCCTGAAGGCGATGAAGACGCTGCGCCTGCGATGA